Proteins found in one Xenopus laevis strain J_2021 chromosome 1L, Xenopus_laevis_v10.1, whole genome shotgun sequence genomic segment:
- the gpr150.L gene encoding probable G-protein coupled receptor 150: protein MDDLLLYGMTSTERTSSATESDLSPGHAPTTINSVQHSQAADSPHYNRQLRLITMSIIFAVGLVGNVAVLYKICSGKGKKRKINFLITQLALADLYVSVMSLLSQIVWELLEDEWLVGDIGCRVFKVFQVSGLMASSNIIAIVALERHHVIMNPLSTPLPTRSMAAFGWMFAFLLSVPQAFVFKVAYTGQGNRCLNIFGQLPKWHLQAYIIYCSLIVFFLPFCILCVAYSRILWLIWRRGKVGKTSRHHNGTCQVQESHTEFKRRSLRLTSTNSCIPRAKLKTLKMTLVIIILFIVCGLPYFIVEMKVAFATITGLDEKVMAVLGIFVVTNSAVNPYVYLFFKTNNVFLRRLEKKVCFSCCLKEHREITFPRELSPPRSVTPKKEPPSTSMSEMDVSSSAQRRSLSHEQTVAQGDKGTDSVYESRM, encoded by the coding sequence ATGGATGACTTATTGCTTTATGGAATGACTTCCACCGAGCGCACCTCCTCAGCGACTGAGAGCGACCTGTCGCCGGGACACGCTCCTACCACCATCAACTCTGTACAACACAGCCAGGCTGCCGACTCCCCGCACTACAACAGGCAGCTGCGATTAATCACAATGAGCATCATCTTTGCCGTGGGACTGGTCGGCAACGTCGCGGTCCTGTACAAAATCTGCAGTGGCAAAGGCAAGAAGAGGAAGATCAACTTTCTGATCACACAGCTGGCTCTGGCAGACCTCTATGTGTCAGTCATGTCTCTCCTGTCGCAGATAGTCTGGGAGCTGCTGGAAGACGAGTGGCTGGTGGGGGATATAGGCTGCAGGGTCTTCAAAGTGTTCCAGGTTTCAGGCTTGATGGCTTCTTCAAATATAATTGCCATAGTAGCCCTGGAGCGGCACCATGTCATTATGAACCCCCTAAGCACCCCTCTACCAACTCGATCCATGGCAGCTTTTGGCTGGATGTTTGCTTTTCTCTTGTCTGTGCCCCAGGCTTTTGTGTTCAAAGTTGCTTACACCGGCCAGGGAAACAGGTGCCTCAACATATTCGGGCAGTTGCCAAAGTGGCATTTGCAGGCGTACATCATCTACTGCTCGCTCATAGTCTTCTTCTTGCCCTTCTGCATCCTGTGTGTCGCCTACAGTCGCATCCTCTGGCTCATCTGGAGAAGGGGCAAAGTCGGCAAGACCTCCAGGCACCACAACGGAACGTGCCAAGTCCAGGAAAGTCACACGGAATTTAAGAGGCGATCGCTGAGGCTCACGTCCACCAACAGCTGCATTCCCAGGGCAAAGCTGAAGACCCTTAAGATGACTTTGGTCATCATCATTTTGTTCATAGTGTGTGGCCTCCCTTACTTCATTGTGGAAATGAAAGTGGCATTTGCGACCATTACTGGGTTAGATGAGAAGGTCATGGCAGTGCTGGGCATCTTTGTGGTCACCAACAGCGCAGTCAACCCTTATGTCTACTTGTTCTTCAAAACCAACAACGTGTTCCTGAGAAGGTTAGAGAAAAAAGTGTGTTTCTCCTGCTGCCTGAAGGAGCACCGAGAGATCACCTTCCCTAGAGAGCTCTCACCTCCCCGCTCAGTCACCCCAAAGAAAGAGCCCCCCAGCACCAGCATGTCGGAGATGGATGTAAGCTCTTCTGCCCAACGCCGCTCCTTGTCCCATGAGCAGACTGTGGCACAGGGAGACAAGGGCACAGATTCCGTATATGAGAGCCGCATGTAA